One part of the Aurantibacillus circumpalustris genome encodes these proteins:
- a CDS encoding SRPBCC family protein produces MLLKQTYRKKINITAPVSEIWKALTDTEQMQKWMLEEKLKIITNWEIGSTFIIQGTNHWVYFENKGKVLAYEPMKFLSYNYLSSLSRLPDTPENQTIIEFNLEPHEKHIVLSLVLRNFPTESIYKHVVFYWNSTLIILKKHIENHYQYYIV; encoded by the coding sequence TTGTTACTCAAACAAACATACCGTAAGAAAATCAACATTACTGCTCCTGTTTCAGAAATCTGGAAGGCTCTAACTGATACTGAACAAATGCAAAAATGGATGTTAGAAGAAAAACTAAAAATCATTACCAATTGGGAAATTGGATCAACTTTTATTATTCAGGGTACAAATCATTGGGTCTATTTTGAAAACAAGGGCAAAGTATTGGCATACGAACCAATGAAATTTCTTAGTTATAATTATCTCAGTTCCTTATCGAGATTACCAGATACTCCAGAAAACCAAACAATTATTGAATTTAACTTAGAGCCCCATGAAAAACACATCGTTTTATCATTGGTTTTACGTAACTTTCCTACAGAATCTATTTATAAACATGTAGTCTTTTATTGGAATTCTACTTTAATCATTCTGAAAAAACACATCGAAAATCATTACCAGTATTATATAGTATGA
- a CDS encoding YceI family protein codes for MKNFLSFICICIVFILSAFTILTSVNWKVKENYQVKYTAGGMQGYFKGLKATLVFDEEHAEKSKITAFIDATSLNTGDALSTEHSKEGLETNKFPIISFVSTSILKTTKGYDALGNVTLKGVTRKIIIPFFFDSKKMSAQFPFVDKETFSGRFTISPKNFNITRMGTPEEVTIELTIPVKK; via the coding sequence ATGAAAAATTTTCTTTCATTCATTTGTATCTGCATTGTTTTTATTTTATCCGCTTTTACTATACTAACGTCTGTGAATTGGAAAGTAAAAGAAAATTATCAAGTGAAATATACCGCCGGTGGTATGCAAGGTTATTTTAAAGGACTGAAAGCTACACTTGTATTCGACGAAGAACATGCTGAGAAATCGAAAATAACAGCGTTTATTGACGCAACAAGTTTAAATACAGGCGATGCGCTTAGTACAGAACACTCCAAAGAAGGTTTAGAGACAAATAAATTTCCGATTATTTCTTTTGTATCCACCTCCATTTTAAAAACAACTAAAGGTTATGATGCTCTGGGGAATGTAACATTAAAAGGTGTGACACGAAAAATAATCATTCCCTTTTTTTTTGATAGTAAAAAAATGTCAGCTCAATTTCCTTTTGTGGACAAGGAAACGTTTAGCGGCAGATTTACTATCTCTCCAAAAAATTTTAATATCACCAGAATGGGCACTCCAGAGGAAGTTACGATCGAGTTGACTATTCCAGTTAAAAAATAA
- a CDS encoding immunoglobulin-like domain-containing protein has protein sequence MNSRTIISGFMFMILLALFLSCNDFEFKQHLTDPVVDTVAPVLNLLGKEIDTTYLQISSTTLSTNGASGYTWHPGNSTSNYPDPGAQVLDEINGQMRCTDLPLEVTGVVNNKFPGRYVLYYNVKDLAGNKAATVSRTVHVLENSAAFLNGDYSVTCNCTVTTNNANTPTVTTSSYTAAVVTSAKVNNQFKVTSLKTGPEYIVPSITLVGNSLDVFYYTRNYNSKVTTTALSPDKSSFSVEIQDYFSDGSFAYTCNNVYTKIKTEQN, from the coding sequence ATGAATTCACGAACAATAATTTCAGGTTTTATGTTTATGATCTTACTGGCTTTATTTTTATCGTGTAATGATTTTGAATTTAAGCAACATTTAACTGATCCAGTAGTTGATACAGTTGCACCTGTTCTCAATCTTTTAGGCAAAGAAATTGACACTACTTATTTGCAAATCTCCTCTACAACACTCAGCACCAATGGCGCTTCAGGATACACCTGGCATCCGGGGAACTCCACTTCAAACTATCCCGACCCGGGAGCGCAGGTTCTTGATGAAATAAATGGACAGATGAGGTGCACAGATCTTCCTTTAGAAGTTACAGGTGTCGTAAACAATAAATTTCCGGGACGTTATGTTTTATATTACAACGTAAAAGATCTTGCAGGTAACAAGGCTGCTACGGTTAGCAGAACGGTTCACGTGTTAGAAAATAGCGCTGCCTTTTTAAATGGAGATTATTCTGTTACTTGTAATTGCACAGTTACAACAAATAACGCAAACACACCAACCGTTACAACAAGCAGCTATACGGCCGCTGTGGTAACATCTGCAAAAGTTAATAACCAATTCAAAGTGACTTCTTTAAAAACAGGACCCGAATATATCGTACCCAGCATAACCCTTGTTGGCAATTCACTTGATGTATTTTATTATACTCGAAATTACAATTCAAAAGTGACTACTACAGCCTTATCACCAGACAAAAGCTCATTTTCCGTTGAAATACAAGATTATTTTTCAGATGGAAGCTTTGCTTATACATGTAACAATGTTTATACAAAAATTAAAACGGAACAAAATTAA
- a CDS encoding sensor histidine kinase — protein MKTNRTYLFIASSSIALLVVLIIQVNWILETAKIKEELFTEKANIVLSRTAEAVSSDSTMRTNIESGLSKEEVSRIDSLLMFYMRFYNIRIAYYFEVKPGQSSLKKDTAIAHTPYTKFADTYTQCLKENNGSNALELKLVFPDKEEFIIEEMGIPFISSVLLILIVGVMFWRTSVSLLKEKQISEHTTDFLNNMTHEFKTPLTNIALAGKMMIKESNSKQEEKVKHYCGIILEENEKLSRQVEQVLSMTALERGEIPIQKTDLDIHQLINDSIKCIHVQIENANGGLLLNLNAEKFAIKGDKTHLTNALCNLIDNAIKYSEEKPEIKIETTNNTQNLIIQISDSGIGIDSEYHEKVFEKFFRVPTGNVHDVKGFGLGLAYIKKIIELHGGKIELESERGEGTTFIISLPYV, from the coding sequence ATGAAAACAAACCGAACTTATTTATTTATTGCCAGTTCATCGATTGCGCTTTTGGTCGTTCTTATTATTCAAGTGAACTGGATTTTGGAGACTGCAAAAATAAAAGAAGAGTTATTTACTGAAAAGGCAAACATTGTTCTTTCAAGAACCGCCGAGGCTGTGTCATCTGACTCTACTATGCGAACTAACATTGAAAGCGGCCTTAGTAAAGAAGAAGTTAGCAGGATAGATTCTTTGCTTATGTTTTACATGCGCTTTTATAATATTCGTATTGCTTATTATTTTGAAGTAAAGCCAGGTCAATCTTCTCTTAAAAAGGATACTGCCATTGCTCATACGCCCTATACAAAGTTTGCAGATACTTACACTCAGTGTTTAAAGGAAAATAATGGTAGTAATGCCTTAGAATTAAAACTTGTTTTTCCGGATAAAGAAGAATTTATCATTGAGGAAATGGGAATTCCATTCATCTCTTCTGTTTTATTGATACTCATTGTGGGCGTTATGTTTTGGCGAACATCCGTCTCCTTGCTTAAAGAAAAACAAATATCAGAACACACTACTGATTTTTTAAATAACATGACGCATGAATTTAAAACCCCTTTAACAAACATTGCTTTAGCCGGCAAAATGATGATTAAGGAATCAAATAGTAAACAAGAAGAAAAAGTAAAACATTATTGTGGAATCATTCTGGAAGAAAATGAAAAACTCAGTCGACAAGTTGAACAAGTGTTGAGTATGACTGCCTTAGAAAGAGGCGAAATTCCAATTCAAAAAACAGACTTAGATATTCACCAATTAATAAATGATTCTATAAAATGTATTCACGTACAAATTGAAAACGCAAATGGAGGGCTATTATTAAACTTGAATGCGGAAAAATTTGCAATCAAGGGAGATAAAACACATCTTACGAATGCTTTATGTAACTTAATAGATAATGCTATTAAATATTCTGAAGAAAAACCTGAAATAAAAATTGAGACAACGAATAACACTCAGAATTTAATCATTCAAATTTCTGATAGTGGCATCGGCATTGATAGCGAATACCATGAAAAAGTATTCGAAAAGTTTTTTAGAGTACCAACGGGTAATGTGCACGATGTAAAAGGATTTGGTTTGGGTTTGGCCTACATTAAAAAAATTATTGAACTACATGGCGGCAAAATTGAATTAGAAAGCGAAAGGGGAGAAGGCACAACGTTTATTATCTCATTACCTTATGTCTGA
- a CDS encoding response regulator transcription factor: MSEERLKILLAEDDLNLGVLLVDYLETEGFDVKLCKDGDLALKAFGDYSFDLCILDVMMPKLDGFSLAKQIKLKNKVIPLIFITAKSLKEDKLKGYDLGADDYVTKPFDEEELLWKIKALIRRIPENKTLRKVEVISIGKYVFDFNNQSLSISGKVKRITEKESDILNYLCDHKNNIIKREDMVKTLWGESDYFFGRSLDVFITKIRKYLKEDPTITIENVFGVGFIFNVPVKRF, translated from the coding sequence ATGTCTGAAGAACGTTTAAAAATATTACTTGCTGAAGATGATCTCAACTTGGGTGTGCTTTTGGTTGATTACCTGGAGACGGAAGGTTTTGATGTAAAATTATGTAAAGACGGAGATCTGGCTTTAAAAGCTTTTGGCGATTATTCTTTTGACTTGTGCATATTAGATGTGATGATGCCCAAGCTAGATGGCTTTTCCCTGGCCAAACAAATTAAATTAAAAAATAAAGTCATCCCCCTAATTTTTATTACCGCAAAATCTTTAAAAGAAGACAAATTAAAAGGCTATGATTTGGGCGCTGATGATTATGTCACGAAACCTTTTGATGAAGAAGAGTTGCTTTGGAAAATAAAGGCCCTTATTCGTAGAATTCCCGAAAACAAAACTCTGCGCAAGGTCGAAGTCATTTCAATTGGAAAATATGTGTTCGATTTTAATAATCAGTCGTTAAGTATTTCAGGAAAAGTGAAACGCATTACCGAAAAGGAAAGTGACATTCTAAACTATTTATGCGATCATAAAAATAACATCATAAAGCGGGAAGATATGGTAAAAACGCTTTGGGGTGAGAGCGACTATTTTTTTGGAAGAAGCCTGGATGTTTTTATTACAAAAATCAGAAAGTACTTAAAAGAAGATCCAACCATTACAATTGAAAATGTGTTTGGTGTAGGTTTTATTTTTAATGTGCCAGTGAAGCGGTTTTAA
- a CDS encoding T9SS type A sorting domain-containing protein codes for MRKNITAFIFLMCSTFLFAQNQNRKWYFGDHAGLDFNTSPPTILNNSASYSHFGCSTVGDASGNLLFYTDGMTVYDQTHSIMANGTGLGTVTNTNSLQYQYSLIVKQPGNTNIYFIFSNCNTGSLSGTYYSVVDMSLAAGIGSVTIKNTCVYLGIVSGQMTSIKHCNNSDVWVLTHEHGTANFRAYQVSASGVSVSPVISPVGLTGVTSSYIKGSPNGKKLVSVYNSSYLTLYDFDNATGVISNTLSLTSNPQAIFQSMEFSPDGTKLYCSSNPLGSHHICQWDLCAGSNTAIVASQYTIAATNLQYGMQLAPDGKIYVARLAQTSLGVINNPNAIGAACAYSNTGQSIAPGICRYGLPSFTNLPPASPQFSYSSMCQTVNYTNTAATATAINSCAMATPSLVSTFWNFGDPLTTTNNTSTAQNPLHVYSSTGTYTTTLILNYLCFSDTLKQIINVTAASPTFAVSGPTAICKGDLAIYTISTTNSYNYNWSNGANTSSIAVTPTNNVNYTVTAISPTTECQYSKVISLIVNKCTSIENVGLVLENISVYPNPASQLLTIESEDLYKRDGLTEINISNQLGQIIYTKTLNSTKEQIDISTWPKGVYLMQIKKGEQSATKKLVLE; via the coding sequence ATGAGAAAAAACATTACAGCCTTTATTTTTTTAATGTGCAGTACTTTCTTATTTGCGCAAAACCAAAACAGAAAATGGTATTTCGGCGATCACGCCGGACTTGATTTCAATACAAGCCCACCTACAATTCTTAATAATTCGGCAAGCTACAGCCACTTTGGTTGTTCAACCGTAGGGGATGCCTCTGGAAATTTGTTGTTTTATACGGATGGAATGACAGTATACGATCAAACCCACAGTATTATGGCCAATGGCACCGGCTTAGGAACAGTAACCAATACAAATTCTTTGCAGTATCAATATTCACTAATAGTAAAACAACCTGGCAACACAAACATCTATTTTATTTTCTCAAACTGTAATACAGGAAGTTTAAGCGGCACTTATTATTCGGTTGTGGATATGAGCCTTGCTGCCGGCATTGGTTCGGTAACCATTAAAAATACCTGTGTTTATTTGGGCATTGTCTCCGGACAAATGACCTCTATAAAACATTGCAACAATTCGGATGTTTGGGTGCTTACACATGAACATGGCACAGCTAATTTTCGCGCCTATCAGGTAAGTGCTTCAGGTGTTAGTGTAAGTCCAGTAATATCTCCTGTTGGTTTAACTGGTGTTACTTCCAGTTATATTAAAGGGTCTCCTAACGGAAAAAAACTTGTATCTGTTTATAACAGTTCTTATTTAACCTTATATGATTTTGACAATGCTACGGGCGTTATTTCCAATACACTTTCTTTAACCAGTAACCCCCAAGCTATTTTCCAATCCATGGAATTCTCTCCCGACGGAACAAAACTCTATTGTTCGTCTAATCCGCTAGGCTCTCATCATATTTGTCAATGGGATTTGTGCGCGGGTTCCAACACAGCAATAGTTGCCTCGCAATACACCATCGCGGCCACCAACCTCCAATACGGAATGCAGTTGGCCCCCGATGGTAAAATTTATGTTGCAAGATTAGCGCAAACATCCCTTGGTGTCATCAATAATCCAAACGCAATAGGTGCTGCCTGTGCTTATTCAAATACCGGTCAATCTATTGCGCCAGGTATTTGCCGGTATGGTCTTCCCAGTTTTACGAATCTTCCTCCTGCCTCTCCCCAATTTAGCTATAGTAGTATGTGCCAAACTGTAAATTACACAAATACAGCTGCAACAGCTACTGCAATAAATAGTTGTGCCATGGCAACTCCTTCCTTAGTTTCCACTTTCTGGAATTTTGGTGATCCGCTTACTACTACAAATAATACAAGCACCGCACAAAATCCTTTGCATGTATATAGTTCTACTGGAACTTACACCACTACACTTATATTAAATTACCTGTGTTTTAGTGATACGCTAAAACAAATCATCAACGTTACGGCAGCCAGTCCAACCTTTGCCGTGTCAGGCCCGACAGCAATCTGCAAAGGAGATTTGGCAATTTATACAATTTCTACTACTAATTCCTATAATTATAATTGGAGTAACGGTGCAAATACTTCGAGTATTGCCGTAACACCCACTAATAATGTAAACTATACGGTTACAGCAATTAGTCCTACGACCGAATGTCAATATAGCAAAGTAATTTCTCTGATAGTTAATAAATGCACAAGTATTGAAAATGTAGGGCTGGTTTTAGAGAACATTTCCGTGTACCCAAATCCCGCCTCGCAACTACTAACTATTGAATCTGAAGATTTGTATAAAAGAGATGGTCTTACCGAAATAAATATTTCAAATCAATTGGGACAAATTATTTATACTAAAACACTCAATTCTACAAAGGAACAAATTGACATAAGCACTTGGCCAAAAGGAGTGTATTTAATGCAGATAAAGAAAGGTGAACAATCTGCAACTAAGAAACTGGTGTTAGAATAA
- a CDS encoding (R)-mandelonitrile lyase, with protein sequence MNTSQNSVFPKGEKAPTDYFTGTAWMNVLVPNDATFNCQVANVTFEPCARTTWHTHSGGQILMVTDGVGYYQELGKTIQVLNKGDVLTVAPHIKHWHGASHTSSFTHVAINPQNGSTDWLEAVSDKEYNDTK encoded by the coding sequence ATGAACACATCTCAAAATTCCGTTTTCCCGAAAGGAGAAAAGGCCCCAACAGATTATTTTACAGGAACTGCTTGGATGAATGTTTTAGTTCCAAATGATGCAACTTTTAATTGTCAGGTTGCTAATGTTACGTTTGAACCTTGCGCAAGAACCACCTGGCACACGCATTCGGGCGGACAAATTTTAATGGTGACCGATGGTGTTGGCTACTATCAAGAATTAGGAAAGACAATACAGGTTTTAAATAAAGGCGATGTGCTCACGGTTGCTCCGCACATTAAACACTGGCATGGGGCTTCGCATACAAGTTCGTTTACACACGTTGCCATTAATCCTCAAAATGGTAGTACCGATTGGTTGGAAGCTGTGAGCGATAAAGAATATAACGACACGAAATAA
- a CDS encoding TonB family protein — MVNEKICPYPGLRPFSEDESIYFKGREDHIDKIIARLEKNKFVMLTGASGDGKSSIVYAGVIPNARAGFFKAKFNNWVVADFRPDRSPLKNLSTVISEKLEYNNTDSVEKELGYGFSKLISLYKNSPFHLDTNSEEWRNADDNERKKLKRKAANLFILVDQFEEFFTNPENYQNGKPSANSMTVVNLLLETAKIALEQDLPIYIICTMRSDYIGQCATFRGLPEYIGFSQFFVPRLKRKEIHQVIEEPAILSGNAISNRLIETLINGVGEGFDQLPILQHALNSLWHAANNGHEEMDLIHLAMIGGLSDTNLSKEEKVRFDHWLSKQPEFYKKYFVNFSLEQSLSANTNILYETADTYYNATHEQKISKTDAQLILKNTFQSLTKIDDSRAVRNRITLQEITDIINQPNISTAVVGGVINIYREQGNFVKPFITKETSSHQLKDNEVLDITHESLIRNWDLLKQWVDEESENRANYLDFYKQIQRWVNGGRTQAYLLAKGPLAFFESWYVTSRINMYWLVKYDQSELSQDQKKKIAAEQIKNAEEFLKKSNALLKLRRRLILSLVSGVVVFVLLGLTYALYGQKVKTKKIEHLKFGELQTKVIAPSSFVSVGEEYKADIFLLTRSSQFTPLEPKIFLGKFDVNGRLNEIYDTVSVQDGMGSLSVKTSEPGEHLVQGEYQIKSPSGLVLSYPFEASYKVARSSVMISADQMNVFYAGIKNPISIGVAGIAPADLVIKTDRNVSIEPVGPGHYDLLSPIPQVISISVLAKMKGQVIPMGPPVKFRVKPMPDPTPVFGTVKGSSKINKQLLLSTPALKAVLFGFDFNTSFTITSFELVLIRDNETFKLSNSSSGEITGEMRREFKKLTNGNRIIFSNIEALGTDGLNRELSPVVLELTGELPKDDKTETAAKVFIPTTAEKAEFPGGAAALKEFIQESIKYPAMAQEGGVSGKCLIKFLVNEDGSISNVEVAETVPGCPECDDEAIRVIKSMPKWNPAKNGDRVQKSTYLLPVSFHILATEATTPKK; from the coding sequence ATGGTGAACGAAAAAATATGTCCATACCCTGGTCTTAGGCCTTTTAGCGAAGACGAGTCTATTTATTTTAAAGGTCGTGAAGATCACATCGATAAGATAATTGCGCGACTTGAAAAAAATAAATTCGTTATGCTTACCGGTGCTTCTGGCGACGGAAAATCTTCTATTGTATATGCGGGTGTTATTCCAAATGCACGGGCTGGGTTTTTTAAAGCCAAGTTTAACAACTGGGTGGTGGCTGATTTCAGGCCCGACCGATCACCTTTAAAAAATCTATCAACAGTAATTTCCGAAAAATTAGAATACAATAATACCGACAGTGTTGAAAAAGAACTGGGATACGGTTTTTCTAAATTAATTAGCCTTTACAAAAACTCACCATTTCATCTCGATACTAATAGTGAAGAATGGCGCAATGCGGACGATAATGAAAGGAAAAAATTAAAAAGAAAAGCGGCTAATCTTTTTATTCTTGTCGATCAATTCGAAGAGTTTTTTACAAATCCTGAAAATTATCAAAATGGAAAGCCTTCTGCTAATTCCATGACCGTTGTGAACCTTCTTCTTGAAACGGCAAAAATAGCACTCGAACAAGATCTTCCCATCTATATTATTTGCACTATGCGTTCTGATTATATTGGACAATGTGCAACGTTTAGAGGCTTACCTGAATACATTGGTTTCAGTCAGTTTTTTGTTCCGCGCTTGAAAAGAAAAGAAATTCATCAGGTAATTGAAGAGCCTGCCATATTAAGTGGTAATGCAATTTCAAATCGTCTTATTGAAACGCTTATCAATGGAGTAGGGGAGGGCTTTGATCAATTGCCGATTTTGCAACATGCATTAAATAGTTTGTGGCATGCGGCGAACAATGGACATGAAGAAATGGATCTGATTCATCTTGCTATGATTGGTGGATTGTCGGATACCAATCTTTCCAAGGAAGAAAAAGTAAGATTTGATCACTGGCTTTCAAAACAACCAGAGTTTTATAAAAAGTACTTCGTCAATTTTTCGCTCGAACAATCTTTGTCTGCGAATACAAATATTCTTTATGAAACGGCTGATACGTATTATAATGCAACGCATGAACAAAAAATTAGTAAGACGGATGCACAATTAATCCTTAAAAACACATTTCAATCATTAACAAAAATTGATGACTCGCGCGCGGTACGTAATCGTATAACTTTACAAGAAATAACAGATATTATCAATCAACCCAACATTTCAACAGCTGTTGTAGGTGGTGTGATTAATATTTACCGTGAACAGGGTAATTTTGTAAAACCTTTTATTACCAAAGAAACTTCTTCACACCAATTAAAAGATAATGAGGTATTAGATATTACGCACGAAAGTTTAATTCGTAATTGGGATCTTCTCAAACAATGGGTAGATGAAGAAAGTGAAAACAGAGCGAATTATCTGGATTTTTATAAGCAGATCCAGCGTTGGGTAAATGGTGGAAGAACGCAAGCTTATTTATTGGCAAAAGGACCACTTGCTTTTTTTGAAAGTTGGTATGTGACTTCACGCATCAATATGTATTGGTTGGTGAAATACGATCAAAGTGAATTATCACAAGATCAGAAAAAGAAAATAGCAGCAGAGCAAATAAAAAATGCAGAAGAATTTTTAAAGAAAAGCAATGCTTTACTTAAATTAAGGCGACGTTTAATTCTCTCTTTAGTAAGCGGCGTTGTTGTGTTTGTATTACTCGGACTAACCTATGCTTTGTACGGACAAAAAGTTAAAACAAAAAAAATCGAACACCTTAAATTTGGAGAACTTCAAACAAAGGTTATAGCACCATCAAGTTTTGTTTCTGTTGGAGAAGAATACAAGGCCGATATATTTCTTCTTACACGTAGTTCACAATTTACACCACTTGAACCGAAAATATTTTTAGGAAAATTTGATGTGAACGGAAGACTCAATGAAATATATGATACGGTATCAGTTCAAGATGGTATGGGAAGTTTGTCGGTAAAAACATCAGAACCAGGTGAGCACTTGGTGCAAGGGGAGTACCAAATAAAAAGTCCATCAGGTTTAGTTCTCAGCTATCCATTTGAAGCAAGTTATAAGGTAGCACGATCATCTGTAATGATTTCTGCAGATCAAATGAATGTGTTTTATGCAGGGATTAAAAATCCTATTAGTATTGGTGTGGCTGGTATAGCTCCAGCTGATCTTGTTATTAAAACAGATCGCAACGTATCTATCGAACCTGTTGGCCCAGGGCATTACGATCTATTGTCGCCGATACCTCAAGTTATTAGTATTTCAGTATTAGCAAAAATGAAAGGGCAAGTGATTCCTATGGGTCCACCCGTAAAATTTCGCGTTAAACCCATGCCTGATCCCACGCCTGTTTTTGGTACCGTAAAAGGTTCGTCTAAAATAAATAAGCAATTGCTTTTAAGCACACCTGCACTTAAAGCTGTATTGTTTGGATTTGATTTTAATACCTCGTTCACTATTACATCTTTTGAATTGGTTTTAATTCGTGATAATGAAACTTTTAAACTATCCAATTCCTCAAGTGGAGAAATTACCGGTGAAATGAGAAGAGAATTTAAAAAGCTGACAAACGGAAACAGAATTATTTTTAGTAATATAGAAGCTCTTGGCACCGATGGTTTAAACCGAGAACTGTCGCCTGTGGTACTTGAACTTACAGGCGAATTGCCAAAGGACGACAAAACTGAAACTGCGGCTAAAGTATTTATTCCGACCACTGCTGAAAAAGCAGAGTTTCCAGGTGGAGCAGCTGCCTTAAAAGAATTTATTCAGGAAAGTATAAAGTACCCTGCGATGGCTCAAGAAGGAGGAGTGAGCGGGAAGTGCCTAATTAAATTTCTTGTAAACGAAGATGGCAGCATTAGTAATGTTGAAGTTGCCGAAACGGTACCAGGTTGCCCAGAGTGCGATGATGAAGCGATACGTGTTATTAAATCAATGCCAAAATGGAATCCTGCAAAAAATGGAGATCGTGTTCAAAAATCAACATATTTGTTGCCAGTAAGTTTTCATATTTTGGCAACAGAAGCAACTACACCTAAAAAGTAA
- a CDS encoding YfiR/HmsC family protein, whose product MKAVFIYNFTKYFEWSNLSNRNDFRIALVGADSLLVKEFKNLASEKKVGQKEISVLTYDGYTPMMKIGAEVLYVNMSKYPNYDFSHDMKNTLVVSDNGKDLDNAMIAFTYIQGMLKFAVNKVNIQEAGFLKMHPDFEMLASAVIRNKSEYKKNRIEHAKWENVFEKLKSSVTGDKKEVAFTKKEIEEVVGKFSAQTNEISTQKQKALINEIEIRDQKRLRNISIGFIILFMILSGFIFKSLQQNKKQNKIITAQKEEVEKQNHVINKQKQLVEEKHREITDSINYAERIQRSFLATKELLNKNLKDYFVFFKPKDVVSGDFYWAERFSNGNFILVTADSTGHGVPGAIMSILNITSLEKAIENNTQPADILNAARKTIIERLKKDGSAEGGKDGMDCSLLMFDSKNKKLIIAAANNPVWIVCKATQTNAVTSSSDGGGVLTSDVTNSRSEQSSTRTDIEVLEIKPNKMPVGKHDKQDVSFTQQEINLQSGDVIYCLTDGFADQFGGPNGKKFMSKNLRELLSTNSHLSMQEQKQLLESTFTNWIGNIEQVDDITVIGIRV is encoded by the coding sequence ATGAAAGCGGTTTTTATTTACAATTTTACAAAATATTTCGAGTGGTCAAATTTATCTAACAGGAATGATTTTCGTATTGCATTGGTGGGAGCGGACAGTCTACTTGTAAAAGAATTTAAGAACCTTGCAAGCGAAAAAAAAGTTGGTCAAAAGGAAATTTCAGTATTGACGTATGATGGTTATACTCCGATGATGAAAATTGGAGCAGAGGTACTTTATGTGAACATGTCCAAATATCCAAATTATGATTTTAGTCATGATATGAAAAACACACTTGTGGTGTCGGATAACGGTAAGGATCTAGATAACGCCATGATCGCATTTACGTATATTCAAGGAATGCTTAAATTCGCTGTGAATAAAGTTAACATTCAAGAAGCCGGTTTCCTAAAAATGCACCCTGACTTCGAAATGCTTGCCTCAGCAGTGATCAGGAATAAAAGTGAGTACAAAAAAAATAGAATTGAACACGCAAAGTGGGAAAACGTATTTGAGAAATTGAAATCTTCTGTAACAGGCGATAAAAAAGAAGTTGCATTTACAAAAAAAGAAATAGAAGAAGTCGTTGGTAAATTTTCAGCGCAAACGAACGAGATAAGCACCCAAAAACAAAAGGCCTTGATTAATGAAATTGAAATTCGCGACCAGAAGCGGTTGCGAAATATTTCGATAGGGTTTATTATTTTATTCATGATTTTATCTGGTTTTATCTTCAAGAGCTTACAACAAAACAAAAAGCAAAACAAAATTATTACTGCCCAGAAAGAAGAGGTTGAAAAGCAAAATCATGTGATCAATAAACAGAAGCAGCTTGTTGAGGAAAAGCATAGGGAAATAACCGATAGCATCAACTATGCAGAAAGGATCCAGCGTAGTTTTTTAGCAACAAAAGAACTTCTTAATAAAAATTTGAAAGATTACTTTGTGTTTTTTAAACCCAAAGATGTTGTAAGTGGTGACTTCTATTGGGCGGAAAGGTTTAGTAATGGTAATTTTATTCTTGTAACGGCTGACAGCACAGGCCATGGTGTTCCGGGTGCCATTATGAGTATTCTAAACATTACTAGTCTCGAAAAAGCAATTGAAAATAATACGCAACCCGCAGATATTTTAAACGCTGCTCGTAAAACAATCATCGAGCGTTTAAAAAAGGATGGGAGTGCAGAAGGTGGAAAGGACGGTATGGATTGTAGTCTACTTATGTTCGATTCTAAGAATAAAAAATTAATTATCGCTGCAGCCAATAATCCGGTTTGGATTGTATGTAAAGCCACTCAAACAAACGCTGTCACTTCGAGTAGCGACGGAGGAGGCGTATTGACTAGTGATGTAACTAATTCTCGATCCGAGCAAAGCTCTACCCGGACTGACATTGAAGTACTCGAAATAAAACCTAACAAAATGCCGGTAGGCAAACACGATAAACAAGATGTTTCATTTACACAACAAGAAATTAATTTGCAAAGCGGTGATGTTATCTATTGTTTAACCGATGGTTTTGCTGATCAATTCGGCGGACCAAACGGCAAAAAATTTATGAGTAAAAATCTCAGGGAATTATTATCCACTAACTCCCATTTATCCATGCAGGAACAAAAACAATTGTTGGAATCCACCTTCACAAACTGGATCGGAAATATAGAGCAGGTAGACGACATCACTGTCATTGGAATTCGTGTATAA